Proteins encoded in a region of the Bacillales bacterium genome:
- a CDS encoding EAL domain-containing protein, which yields MWGRARKGNFNKKKAHETFRPVSPCDMPAMKSLVENFSEAACFYDFYGNALHVNDRFRELLGFGESEQAMLDAGLKQLFRHFRQDTVLDGQPQIYNDRIARKDGPCVPIRVTHIPLIVAGERLGSFCFLCPTQETDAPKLSAVVKGWFQEIVNRLEIAVGLVDMSDKKVTFVSDAIQKICEIPAEDIDFRTWCNIVHPDDLESVIARQSELREIGEVVHRYRILTPSGKLKWVKDHSLALKKETGEITAAVVTLEDITEQNLLENKLHTIAFIDELTQLQNNHSARKVLEEWMGEHAHNGETFAILRLNLDHFTKINDLFGHAVGDEMIKRIAKRMKDAVKENGIVFRLLGDDFCILARHRNRVESYEELAETILEAVGVVLPFRGYDFHLTACIGISLFPSDGKSSTRLMKNARTALKRAKQLGPGNALIYSRSMNIESFKSFELENDLRNAVKNRELYFEYQPKIEAKTQKAVGAEALIRWKHPTWGIVSPSEFMKIAEETTLIHQISDLVMESVCRQAGYWITKNVPFQFISFNLSAKDFLKRDLGKRIKRRLDKYGVPPERLEIEITEGAMLQTSETVEQQMKDLKALGVTIALDDFGVGYSSLSHLKRFPVDTIKIDRSFVDSVSGNEQDEKIVQSLIDLGIGLNKKVVTEGVETREQYELLKKMGCHVIQGFLFSKSVSPAAMEEIFREETVPLKKGAGKPPIERRRYSRIDLPLPLGVKMTMISLNNKSVSLGSTEVLVNNIGVGGLRLLSRLRLTAQADILYRFEVDFMNTAVKGVGKIVWAKEIQKDVFCYGVEFSMPEREKEHWSETLNRWKSRLGSNDILKEARFITEDPVAYLRTARTIMSEP from the coding sequence ATGTGGGGCAGAGCGAGAAAAGGAAATTTCAACAAAAAGAAAGCACACGAAACCTTTCGGCCTGTTTCTCCATGCGACATGCCGGCGATGAAATCGCTTGTTGAAAATTTTTCCGAGGCGGCTTGCTTTTATGATTTCTATGGGAATGCGCTGCACGTGAACGATCGATTCCGGGAATTGCTTGGTTTTGGAGAGTCTGAACAAGCCATGTTGGATGCCGGACTCAAGCAACTGTTCCGTCATTTCCGCCAGGATACGGTATTGGACGGCCAACCGCAAATTTACAATGACCGAATTGCTCGGAAAGACGGACCATGCGTCCCGATTAGGGTGACGCATATACCTTTGATTGTTGCAGGCGAACGGCTCGGCTCATTTTGTTTTTTGTGCCCGACGCAAGAAACGGATGCCCCGAAACTCAGCGCAGTTGTAAAGGGCTGGTTTCAGGAGATCGTCAACCGGTTGGAGATCGCGGTTGGGTTGGTAGACATGAGCGACAAGAAGGTCACTTTCGTCTCCGATGCGATCCAGAAAATCTGCGAAATTCCCGCAGAGGATATTGATTTTCGCACGTGGTGCAACATAGTTCACCCGGACGACTTGGAGTCTGTAATTGCGCGTCAATCGGAACTGCGGGAGATAGGAGAAGTGGTTCATCGTTACCGCATTCTCACGCCGAGCGGGAAATTGAAATGGGTGAAGGACCATTCCCTCGCATTGAAAAAAGAAACAGGCGAAATCACGGCCGCAGTCGTTACGCTGGAAGACATCACCGAGCAGAATTTGTTGGAAAACAAGCTGCACACCATCGCTTTCATTGATGAACTGACGCAACTTCAGAACAACCATTCGGCGCGAAAAGTACTGGAAGAATGGATGGGGGAACATGCGCATAATGGTGAGACTTTTGCCATTCTTCGCCTAAACCTGGATCATTTCACTAAGATCAACGATTTGTTTGGTCATGCCGTTGGTGACGAAATGATTAAGCGAATCGCCAAACGGATGAAAGATGCGGTGAAGGAAAACGGCATTGTTTTCCGGCTGCTTGGGGACGATTTCTGCATTCTAGCTCGTCATCGCAATAGGGTCGAAAGTTATGAGGAGTTGGCGGAGACTATCTTGGAGGCGGTCGGTGTTGTTCTCCCGTTCAGAGGGTATGACTTTCATCTCACGGCATGCATCGGGATCAGTCTTTTTCCATCCGACGGCAAAAGCAGCACCCGGCTAATGAAAAATGCAAGAACGGCATTGAAAAGGGCCAAACAGCTCGGTCCGGGCAATGCTTTGATCTATTCGCGGTCGATGAATATCGAATCGTTTAAATCGTTTGAGCTGGAAAACGATTTGCGAAATGCGGTTAAGAATCGGGAGTTGTATTTTGAATACCAACCGAAAATCGAAGCGAAAACGCAAAAAGCAGTCGGAGCCGAGGCGCTGATTCGTTGGAAACATCCGACTTGGGGGATCGTTTCCCCGTCTGAGTTTATGAAAATCGCCGAAGAAACGACGCTCATTCATCAAATTAGTGATTTGGTGATGGAATCGGTGTGCCGGCAGGCCGGTTATTGGATAACGAAAAACGTTCCGTTTCAATTCATTTCCTTTAACTTGTCTGCGAAAGATTTTTTGAAGAGAGACTTGGGCAAACGAATCAAACGGAGACTCGACAAGTACGGAGTGCCGCCGGAAAGGTTGGAGATTGAGATTACGGAGGGAGCCATGCTGCAAACCTCTGAAACGGTTGAACAGCAAATGAAGGATTTAAAAGCGCTCGGCGTAACGATCGCGCTCGATGACTTCGGTGTCGGTTATTCTTCGCTTTCCCATCTAAAAAGGTTTCCGGTTGATACGATCAAAATTGACCGTTCCTTCGTAGATTCGGTCAGTGGCAATGAACAGGACGAGAAAATCGTTCAATCGTTGATCGACCTTGGCATCGGGTTGAACAAAAAAGTCGTCACCGAAGGCGTCGAAACCCGTGAGCAGTACGAATTATTGAAAAAGATGGGCTGCCATGTCATTCAAGGGTTTTTGTTCAGTAAGTCCGTCTCGCCGGCGGCCATGGAGGAAATTTTTCGGGAGGAAACCGTACCGTTAAAAAAAGGAGCCGGCAAGCCGCCAATCGAGCGGCGCCGGTATTCTCGCATTGACTTGCCGCTGCCCCTCGGGGTAAAAATGACGATGATCTCACTCAACAACAAATCCGTTTCGCTTGGTTCGACGGAAGTTCTTGTGAACAACATCGGAGTCGGCGGCCTTCGCCTTTTGAGCCGGCTCCGGTTAACGGCACAGGCAGATATTTTATACCGGTTTGAAGTCGATTTCATGAACACCGCAGTAAAAGGAGTCGGCAAAATTGTTTGGGCCAAGGAAATCCAAAAAGACGTATTTTGCTATGGCGTTGAATTTTCCATGCCAGAACGTGAAAAAGAGCATTGGTCGGAAACGCTAAATCGATGGAAGTCTCGTTTAGGGTCGAATGATATCTTGAAAGAAGCACGGTTCATTACGGAAGACCCGGTCGCTTATCTGCGTACTGCTCGTACCATTATGTCGGAACCTTGA
- a CDS encoding CidA/LrgA family protein, with translation MKSIMQIAGLFVIYHIGIFIHDLCRVPIPGSIIGMLLLFGLLSAKIVPVKWVSAGCGFLLRYMPLLFVPITVGVIEHPELFKGSGLLLLILTLLGTVLVMVTAGHTSAWLARRKEKKSCSSRNRCSQSL, from the coding sequence ATGAAATCGATCATGCAAATCGCAGGGCTCTTCGTCATCTATCACATCGGCATTTTCATACACGACCTTTGCCGTGTGCCGATACCCGGCAGCATCATCGGCATGCTGCTGTTGTTCGGGTTGCTTTCCGCAAAAATCGTTCCTGTCAAATGGGTATCCGCCGGCTGCGGTTTCTTGCTGCGCTACATGCCGCTGCTGTTCGTTCCGATTACCGTCGGCGTCATCGAACATCCAGAGCTTTTCAAGGGCAGCGGCTTGCTGCTCCTCATCCTCACTTTGCTCGGCACCGTGCTCGTCATGGTTACGGCCGGCCATACCAGCGCCTGGCTGGCGCGTCGAAAGGAGAAGAAATCTTGTTCCTCCCGCAACCGCTGCTCGCAATCATTATAA
- a CDS encoding EAL domain-containing protein: MAIEQVIERSDFHHVFQPIYQLGEGKIEGYEGLLRTKHYSNPEQAFAQAEQAKKLYELDSRSIHKAVLTYQQAGFSENEGRLFLNVLPSTIRNDAFPSFLDHIMNEVIASRQQLVFEIDEQETIEDFAAFKDHIRCMKRAGVQIAIDDFGKGVSDMKRIIELEPDYIKLDRYFVEDLEHSRQKQAIIQWMAIYCRRFHIALILEGLEDSKDIAVANGLGIPIGQGFGLGHPEPLEKQQLI; encoded by the coding sequence TTGGCCATTGAACAGGTAATAGAGAGAAGCGATTTTCACCATGTGTTCCAACCGATTTATCAGTTGGGCGAAGGAAAGATCGAGGGGTATGAAGGGTTGTTGCGCACGAAACATTATTCGAACCCGGAGCAGGCGTTTGCGCAAGCCGAGCAAGCAAAAAAACTTTATGAATTGGATTCGCGGTCCATTCATAAAGCTGTCTTGACCTACCAGCAGGCAGGCTTTTCCGAAAATGAAGGAAGGTTGTTTCTGAATGTATTGCCTTCAACGATTCGAAACGACGCGTTTCCTTCATTTCTAGACCATATTATGAATGAAGTGATCGCCAGCCGTCAACAATTGGTATTCGAGATTGATGAACAGGAGACGATTGAAGATTTCGCAGCATTCAAAGACCACATTCGTTGCATGAAACGAGCAGGTGTTCAGATCGCAATCGATGATTTCGGAAAAGGCGTCTCGGATATGAAGAGAATCATTGAACTCGAACCGGATTACATAAAATTGGATCGGTATTTCGTTGAAGACCTTGAACATTCGCGGCAAAAACAAGCGATCATCCAATGGATGGCCATCTATTGCAGACGGTTTCATATTGCTCTCATTTTGGAAGGTTTGGAAGATTCGAAGGACATCGCCGTTGCCAATGGTCTCGGCATTCCGATTGGACAAGGCTTTGGCCTCGGACATCCGGAACCGCTGGAAAAGCAACAGCTGATTTGA
- a CDS encoding LrgB family protein, whose translation MFLPQPLLAIIIIIGTILIYLAMCRLYRHFPVPFLLPILTSLVTIALLLRLSGFTYATYMTGGRWIDALLGPAVVSLAFPLFQQRKVLFANAVPIAGGVLAGSVAGLVSGLGFAAALGASRPLALSLLPKSVTTPVATAIAVELGGVPALAVVFVMVAGIGGAVIGPLVMKLFRIRGPLAQGVAFGSGSHVIGTSKATEYGEDTASVSSVAMTLSAVSASVFAPVVAWWFYG comes from the coding sequence TTGTTCCTCCCGCAACCGCTGCTCGCAATCATTATAATCATCGGCACCATTCTCATCTACCTCGCGATGTGCCGCCTCTACCGGCACTTCCCCGTCCCGTTCCTCCTCCCGATCCTCACTTCGCTCGTCACCATCGCCCTCCTCCTCCGCCTCTCCGGTTTCACCTACGCGACGTACATGACCGGCGGCCGCTGGATCGACGCCCTGCTCGGCCCCGCCGTCGTTTCGCTCGCCTTTCCTTTGTTTCAACAAAGGAAAGTGCTCTTCGCGAACGCCGTGCCCATCGCCGGCGGCGTCCTCGCCGGCTCCGTCGCCGGCCTCGTCAGCGGCCTCGGCTTCGCCGCCGCCCTCGGCGCCTCGCGGCCGCTCGCGCTTTCGCTCTTGCCGAAGTCGGTCACGACTCCCGTCGCGACCGCCATCGCCGTCGAGCTCGGCGGCGTACCCGCGCTCGCCGTCGTCTTCGTCATGGTCGCCGGCATCGGCGGCGCCGTGATCGGGCCGCTCGTCATGAAGCTGTTCCGGATCCGCGGCCCGCTCGCGCAAGGCGTCGCCTTCGGCAGCGGCTCCCATGTCATCGGCACCTCGAAGGCGACCGAATACGGCGAGGACACCGCATCGGTCAGCTCAGTGGCGATGACGTTGAGCGCGGTGTCTGCGTCCGTATTCGCGCCGGTCGTTGCCTGGTGGTTTTACGGCTGA
- a CDS encoding Beta-galactosidase C-terminal domain: MKVFDDRVFSVMRTHRESGDRILALINVSSEEVTVKTGYGGRELIGGGIVVDEVTMKPYEAMWMEIDGE, from the coding sequence GTGAAGGTCTTCGACGACCGGGTGTTTTCCGTGATGCGAACGCATCGGGAGAGCGGGGATCGCATTCTCGCACTCATCAACGTTTCCAGTGAGGAAGTGACGGTGAAAACCGGGTACGGGGGACGTGAGTTGATCGGCGGCGGGATAGTCGTCGATGAAGTAACGATGAAGCCTTATGAGGCGATGTGGATGGAAATCGACGGCGAATGA
- a CDS encoding EAL domain-containing protein — protein MDLKWDRIAKIKRRNNVGKLKQNPGEIISPIVRSIIENHAEAACLFDYKGDMQHLNAKFLKMLGFAQSEKEFVDAVLAQLFRYFEFDRAMSGHPQFYEDVIIDKDGQCVPITITHIPVVVSREVLGSLCTIEPRKDRSQPKLGQIVSEIRFQDILNRLDVAVWSVDLIEKKVLFVSDAIQEIYGIPAAEVHFDTWRQLIHRDDLRQVEENQSQLLEKGKIIHTYRIITSYGTLKWVKDHSIALKNADGQIALIVGSLEDITQSKQLQNKLQNMAFIDHLTQLPNSNYARKLLQEWIDTHEHNGKTFAMLRLNMDGFNRVNDVFGPSVGDEVIKRMAKRITASVADGGIFFRMAGDEFLILAHHQKETDGYEAIAANVLNAIHASLPLNSYDFHLTASVGISVYPFDGKNGTLLVKNGRAALKRAKQLGKSTYQVYSQSMDIESFKFFQLENDLRKAIKTHELYFDFQPKVDAKSQKAIAAEALIRWNHPTWGVVSPTEFIEIAEEGALIHKISDIVIETVCRQVKMWMKKGVPFERISFNLSGKDFLRRDLSGRVKRYLDRYEVPAERLEIEITEGVMLQQDEIVREQMQDLKNLGVAITIDDYGVGYSSVSHFRNYPIDVMKIDRSFIQAIVENEEDRFIVQSLIELGKGLKKTVIAEGVENREQYDLLKNMGCTIIQGFLFSPPVSAEDMEALFLADRLQPKQTTFKPKVERRKYFRYQLPMPLCVNMTIIALNKKSVSLGSTEVLVENISLGGLRFMSQLRLTTQADILYSFKVQMMDTLIKLAGKIVWSYEKQKDIFQYGVEFIIQEQERDALSSLLNKLRGRLKSNSVLKDGPFVTENPILYLQKQ, from the coding sequence ATGGATTTGAAATGGGACAGGATTGCTAAAATCAAACGAAGGAACAATGTCGGAAAATTGAAACAAAATCCTGGTGAGATCATTTCGCCGATCGTAAGATCGATCATTGAAAACCATGCTGAAGCGGCTTGCCTGTTCGACTATAAAGGCGACATGCAGCATTTGAACGCCAAATTTTTGAAAATGCTCGGCTTTGCCCAATCTGAAAAAGAATTCGTCGATGCGGTTTTGGCTCAACTTTTTCGTTATTTCGAATTTGATCGTGCTATGAGCGGTCATCCGCAATTCTATGAGGACGTCATCATCGATAAAGACGGACAATGTGTACCGATCACGATTACCCATATTCCTGTCGTCGTAAGTCGAGAAGTGCTTGGTTCCTTGTGCACCATTGAGCCGCGAAAAGATCGGTCTCAGCCAAAACTCGGCCAAATCGTTTCCGAGATTCGATTTCAGGATATTTTAAACCGTTTGGACGTCGCGGTTTGGTCGGTCGATTTAATCGAGAAAAAAGTACTTTTTGTATCGGACGCGATCCAAGAAATCTATGGAATTCCGGCTGCAGAGGTTCATTTTGATACATGGCGGCAACTCATTCACCGGGACGATCTTCGCCAAGTCGAGGAAAACCAATCTCAGTTGTTGGAGAAAGGAAAAATCATTCATACGTACCGCATCATAACTTCGTACGGAACGTTGAAATGGGTAAAAGACCATTCGATTGCTTTGAAAAATGCTGACGGCCAAATCGCCTTGATCGTCGGATCACTGGAAGACATAACACAATCGAAGCAATTGCAAAACAAACTGCAAAATATGGCGTTCATCGACCACTTGACGCAACTTCCCAATAGTAACTATGCGCGCAAATTATTGCAGGAATGGATCGATACACACGAACATAATGGAAAAACGTTTGCCATGCTGCGTTTGAACATGGACGGTTTTAACCGGGTCAACGATGTGTTCGGACCGAGTGTCGGAGACGAAGTAATCAAACGGATGGCGAAAAGAATTACCGCTTCCGTCGCTGATGGAGGCATTTTTTTCCGTATGGCAGGAGATGAATTTCTCATTCTCGCTCATCATCAGAAAGAGACGGATGGTTACGAGGCCATTGCCGCAAACGTTCTCAATGCCATCCATGCGTCCCTTCCCTTAAACAGCTACGATTTCCATTTGACGGCCAGCGTTGGGATTAGTGTTTATCCTTTCGACGGAAAGAATGGAACCCTTTTGGTCAAAAACGGAAGAGCCGCGCTGAAAAGGGCGAAACAGCTTGGAAAAAGTACTTATCAAGTGTATTCCCAATCAATGGACATTGAGTCGTTCAAGTTCTTTCAATTAGAAAATGATTTACGGAAAGCGATCAAAACCCATGAATTGTATTTTGACTTTCAGCCAAAAGTTGATGCGAAATCGCAAAAAGCGATCGCCGCCGAAGCGCTTATTCGTTGGAATCATCCGACATGGGGCGTTGTTTCGCCGACGGAATTCATTGAAATCGCCGAAGAAGGGGCACTCATTCACAAAATCAGCGATATCGTCATTGAGACCGTCTGCCGTCAGGTGAAAATGTGGATGAAAAAAGGGGTTCCCTTTGAAAGAATTTCGTTCAATTTATCAGGCAAAGATTTTTTGAGAAGGGATCTCTCAGGACGTGTGAAACGCTATCTTGATCGGTATGAGGTCCCTGCCGAACGACTTGAAATTGAAATTACAGAAGGCGTAATGCTGCAACAAGATGAAATCGTGAGAGAACAAATGCAAGACTTGAAAAATCTCGGCGTGGCGATCACCATTGATGATTACGGTGTCGGGTATTCTTCGGTTTCTCATTTCAGAAATTATCCGATCGATGTGATGAAAATCGATCGTTCCTTTATCCAGGCGATTGTCGAAAATGAGGAAGATCGGTTTATTGTTCAGTCTCTCATCGAACTTGGAAAAGGCTTGAAAAAAACAGTTATTGCGGAAGGGGTCGAAAACCGGGAACAGTACGATCTTTTGAAAAACATGGGGTGTACGATCATTCAAGGATTTCTTTTCAGCCCGCCGGTGTCGGCTGAAGACATGGAAGCGCTGTTTCTTGCCGATCGCCTGCAACCGAAACAGACGACTTTCAAACCGAAGGTCGAAAGACGCAAGTATTTTCGTTATCAGTTGCCGATGCCGCTCTGCGTCAACATGACGATTATTGCATTAAACAAAAAATCGGTTTCCCTCGGATCAACCGAGGTGCTGGTTGAAAACATTTCCTTGGGCGGTCTTCGTTTTATGAGTCAGCTTCGCCTTACGACGCAAGCCGACATTTTATACAGTTTTAAAGTTCAAATGATGGACACCTTGATCAAGCTGGCAGGAAAGATCGTCTGGTCCTATGAGAAACAAAAGGATATTTTCCAATACGGGGTGGAATTCATCATTCAAGAACAAGAAAGGGATGCATTGTCTTCCTTATTAAATAAGTTGAGAGGCAGACTTAAGTCAAATTCGGTTCTTAAAGACGGACCGTTTGTTACCGAGAATCCGATTTTGTACTTGCAAAAACAATAA
- a CDS encoding alpha/beta fold hydrolase, whose amino-acid sequence MQKAAELVHKGKTLRGMVHRPDANETSFPAVVLFHGFTGSKGEDKFLFVRIARALCEEGIGCVRFDFSGSGESDGRFADMTFSGEMSEAQAILNFTRQLEWTDNERIGVLGFSMGAAVAAQITKDRAADVAKLCLLSPAGNMPDKAKLYFETCTFLPNGHADLGGLELGRAFVEDLADRDLYDGVERYENPVLILHGAKDEAVPEHVGRNYADLYKNAAFVAVDEADHSFSSAVWRNELVQRVSAFFGGRQP is encoded by the coding sequence ATGCAAAAAGCAGCGGAACTCGTTCACAAAGGCAAAACCTTGCGCGGGATGGTGCATCGGCCAGATGCCAACGAAACATCCTTCCCGGCAGTCGTGCTCTTTCACGGATTTACCGGCTCGAAAGGCGAAGATAAATTTTTGTTCGTGCGGATTGCCCGGGCTTTGTGCGAAGAAGGCATCGGTTGCGTGCGCTTTGACTTTTCCGGTTCCGGCGAAAGCGACGGCCGCTTTGCTGACATGACATTCTCGGGTGAAATGTCCGAAGCGCAAGCGATTCTTAATTTCACGAGGCAGCTCGAATGGACCGACAACGAACGGATCGGTGTGCTTGGATTCAGTATGGGCGCCGCCGTCGCCGCACAAATAACGAAAGACCGAGCGGCAGACGTCGCGAAACTATGCTTGCTTTCCCCTGCGGGCAACATGCCCGATAAAGCGAAGTTGTATTTTGAAACGTGCACCTTCTTGCCAAACGGCCATGCCGATCTTGGCGGACTCGAGCTCGGACGGGCATTTGTCGAGGACCTTGCGGACCGTGACTTGTACGACGGCGTGGAACGCTACGAAAACCCGGTGCTGATTTTGCACGGGGCGAAAGATGAAGCGGTTCCGGAACACGTCGGAAGAAACTACGCCGATTTGTATAAAAATGCCGCGTTTGTTGCCGTCGACGAAGCCGATCATTCTTTCAGCTCGGCCGTTTGGCGCAATGAGCTCGTTCAGCGCGTGAGCGCCTTTTTTGGCGGGCGTCAGCCGTAA